One part of the Azospirillum sp. B510 genome encodes these proteins:
- the paaE gene encoding 1,2-phenylacetyl-CoA epoxidase subunit PaaE, whose translation MTSPSFHPLTIRECRRETADTVSIAFDVPADLADRFRFVQGQYLTLKTRIGGEEVRRSYSICSGVGEGELRVAVKTVDGGLFSTHANQSLAPGAVLEVMTPMGRFHTPIDPAASRTYVAFAAGSGITPVMSILKTVLAREPKSRFVLVYGNRTVSSIIFREELEDLKNRHIGRLAIHHVLSREPEEAGLLGGRIGAALVRELCAGSLKAEDIDAAFLCGPQPMVEEVRDALADCGTPAANIHVELFGTATAARPAARTAAIDTPTDAATIAILQDGKRKEFTLALGGESILDAAHRHGADLPYSCKSGVCCTCRARVREGKVEMAENYSLEPWEVEAGYVLTCQSRPLTERVVIDFDAA comes from the coding sequence ATGACCAGCCCCAGCTTCCACCCGCTGACCATCCGCGAGTGCCGGCGGGAAACGGCGGACACCGTGTCGATCGCCTTCGACGTGCCGGCCGATCTCGCCGACCGTTTCCGCTTCGTCCAGGGCCAGTATCTCACCCTCAAGACCCGCATCGGCGGCGAGGAGGTCCGGCGCTCCTACTCCATCTGCTCCGGCGTGGGCGAGGGCGAGCTGCGGGTGGCGGTGAAGACGGTGGACGGCGGGCTGTTCTCCACCCATGCCAACCAGTCGCTGGCGCCGGGCGCCGTGCTGGAGGTGATGACGCCGATGGGGCGCTTCCACACCCCCATCGACCCGGCGGCATCCCGCACCTATGTCGCCTTCGCCGCCGGCAGCGGCATCACCCCGGTGATGTCGATCCTGAAGACCGTGCTGGCGCGGGAGCCGAAGAGCCGCTTCGTCCTGGTCTACGGCAACCGCACCGTCTCCTCCATCATCTTCCGGGAAGAGCTGGAGGACCTGAAGAACCGCCATATCGGCCGGCTGGCCATCCACCATGTGCTGAGCCGCGAGCCGGAAGAGGCCGGGCTGCTGGGCGGGCGCATCGGCGCCGCCCTGGTGCGCGAACTCTGCGCCGGGTCTCTCAAAGCCGAGGATATCGACGCCGCCTTCCTCTGCGGCCCCCAGCCGATGGTGGAGGAGGTGCGCGATGCGCTGGCCGATTGCGGCACGCCCGCCGCCAACATCCATGTCGAGCTGTTCGGCACCGCGACCGCCGCCCGCCCCGCCGCGAGGACGGCGGCGATCGACACCCCCACCGACGCCGCGACCATCGCCATCCTCCAGGACGGCAAGCGCAAGGAATTCACGCTGGCCCTTGGCGGCGAGAGCATCCTCGACGCCGCCCACCGGCATGGCGCCGACCTGCCCTATTCCTGCAAGTCCGGCGTCTGCTGCACCTGCCGCGCCAGGGTCCGCGAAGGCAAGGTCGAGATGGCCGAGAACTACTCACTGGAACCGTGGGAGGTCGAGGCCGGCTATGTCCTGACCTGCCAGTCGCGCCCGCTGACGGAACGGGTCGTCATCGATTTCGACGCCGCCTGA
- the paaD gene encoding 1,2-phenylacetyl-CoA epoxidase subunit PaaD: protein MPEAAGRWGPEPDADAVVKAAWDALAGVMDPEIPVLSIVDLGIVRAVSADAEGRLSVALTPTYSGCPATGVIVLEAETALARAGLDARVSVVIAPPWTTDWISDTGRDKLAKVGIVPPPHAGKRALTAPDEGIACPRCGSEDTRQISRFGSTACKALHACNACLEPFDLFKCH from the coding sequence ATGCCGGAGGCAGCGGGCCGCTGGGGACCGGAACCGGACGCCGATGCGGTGGTGAAGGCCGCCTGGGACGCGCTGGCCGGGGTGATGGATCCGGAGATCCCGGTGTTGAGCATCGTCGATCTCGGCATCGTCCGCGCGGTGTCGGCCGACGCCGAGGGCCGGCTGTCGGTGGCGCTGACCCCGACCTATTCCGGCTGCCCGGCCACCGGCGTCATCGTGCTGGAGGCGGAAACCGCGCTGGCCCGTGCCGGGCTCGACGCCCGCGTCTCGGTGGTGATCGCCCCGCCCTGGACGACCGACTGGATCAGCGACACCGGCCGGGACAAGCTGGCCAAGGTCGGCATCGTCCCGCCGCCGCACGCCGGCAAGCGGGCGCTGACGGCACCGGACGAGGGGATCGCCTGCCCGCGCTGCGGCTCGGAGGACACCCGCCAGATCAGCCGCTTCGGCTCGACCGCCTGCAAGGCTCTGCACGCCTGCAACGCCTGCCTCGAACCGTTCGACCTGTTCAAATGCCATTGA
- the paaC gene encoding 1,2-phenylacetyl-CoA epoxidase subunit PaaC — translation MSTDLKEALFGYALRLGDTSLVLGHRLSEWCGHAPELEEDIALTNVALDLVGHARLLLTYAGELEGKGRDEDRLAFRRDVFDYRNPLLVEQPNRDFGHTIVRQFLHDSWAVELYERLGASTDATLAGIAAKAVKEVRYHVRHSGDWLVRLGDGTDVSHARVADALGRLWPYTGELFERDEAEQALVAAGIAPDPAELKAAWTTRVAAVLEEATLDRPADGWMQKGGRRGEHSEHLGYLLAEMQFLPRAYPDASW, via the coding sequence ATGAGCACGGATCTCAAGGAGGCCCTGTTCGGCTACGCGCTGCGACTGGGCGACACGTCGCTGGTGCTGGGGCACCGGCTGTCGGAATGGTGCGGCCATGCGCCGGAGCTGGAGGAGGACATCGCGCTGACCAATGTCGCGCTCGACCTCGTCGGCCATGCCCGCCTGCTGCTGACCTATGCCGGCGAGCTGGAGGGCAAGGGCCGCGACGAGGACCGTCTCGCCTTCCGGCGCGATGTCTTCGACTACCGCAACCCTCTGCTGGTCGAACAACCCAACCGCGATTTCGGCCACACCATCGTCCGCCAGTTCCTGCATGATTCCTGGGCGGTGGAGCTGTATGAGCGGCTCGGCGCCTCGACGGACGCCACGCTGGCCGGCATCGCCGCCAAGGCGGTCAAGGAGGTGCGCTATCATGTCCGCCACAGCGGCGACTGGCTGGTCCGGCTGGGCGACGGCACCGACGTCAGCCATGCCAGGGTGGCCGACGCTCTCGGCCGGCTCTGGCCCTACACCGGCGAGCTGTTCGAGCGTGACGAGGCCGAACAGGCGCTGGTCGCCGCCGGCATCGCCCCCGACCCGGCCGAGCTGAAGGCAGCCTGGACCACCCGCGTCGCGGCGGTGCTGGAAGAGGCGACGCTCGACCGCCCGGCCGACGGCTGGATGCAGAAGGGCGGCCGCCGCGGCGAGCACAGCGAGCATCTCGGCTATCTGCTGGCCGAGATGCAGTTCCTGCCGCGCGCCTATCCCGACGCGAGCTGGTGA
- the paaB gene encoding 1,2-phenylacetyl-CoA epoxidase subunit PaaB has translation MDRKDWPLFEIFIRPKNGLSHKHVGSLHAADVRMALDNARDVYTRRGEGVSIWAVPASNIAASDPSEKASLFDPADDKIYRHPTFYDIPADVKNI, from the coding sequence ATGGACCGCAAGGATTGGCCGCTGTTCGAGATCTTCATCCGGCCGAAGAACGGGTTGTCGCACAAGCATGTCGGCAGCCTGCATGCCGCCGACGTCCGCATGGCGCTGGACAATGCCCGCGACGTCTACACCCGCCGCGGCGAGGGAGTCAGCATCTGGGCGGTTCCGGCATCCAACATCGCGGCGTCCGACCCGTCGGAGAAGGCCAGCCTGTTCGACCCGGCCGACGACAAAATCTACCGCCACCCGACCTTCTACGACATCCCCGCCGACGTCAAAAACATCTAG
- the paaA gene encoding 1,2-phenylacetyl-CoA epoxidase subunit PaaA → MYTQGLDAKTEQAAQSSPRLVTEEDRLFQERIDAEEKIEPRDWMPEGYRRTLVRQIAQHAHSEIVGMLPEGNWITRAPTLRRKVALLAKVQDEGGHGLYLYSAAETLGVSRDALIGQLLSGKAKYSSIFNYPTPTWADIGAIGWLVDGAAIMNQVPLCRCSYGPYARAMVRICREESFHQRQGYELMLALARGTDDQKRMAQDALNRWWWPSLMMFGPSDEQSAHSAQNMAWKIKRFSNDELRRRFVDATVPQAEFLGLTIPDPDLRFNAGTGHYEFGAIDWTEFTEILKGNGPCNRERIEARRKAWDDGAWVREAAVAHAAKRKQRALKKAG, encoded by the coding sequence ATGTACACGCAGGGCCTGGATGCCAAGACCGAGCAAGCCGCTCAATCATCCCCCCGGCTGGTGACGGAGGAGGACAGGCTTTTCCAGGAGCGCATCGACGCCGAGGAGAAGATCGAACCGCGCGACTGGATGCCCGAGGGGTATCGCCGCACGCTGGTCCGCCAGATCGCGCAGCACGCCCATTCGGAAATCGTCGGCATGCTGCCGGAAGGGAACTGGATCACCCGCGCGCCGACCCTGCGCCGCAAGGTGGCCCTGCTGGCCAAGGTGCAGGACGAGGGCGGGCACGGCCTCTACCTCTACAGCGCCGCGGAGACGCTGGGCGTGTCGCGCGACGCGCTGATCGGCCAACTGCTGTCGGGCAAGGCCAAATATTCCAGCATCTTCAACTACCCGACCCCGACCTGGGCCGACATCGGCGCCATCGGCTGGCTGGTGGACGGTGCGGCGATCATGAACCAGGTGCCGCTCTGCCGCTGCTCCTACGGCCCCTATGCCCGCGCCATGGTCCGCATCTGCCGCGAGGAGAGCTTCCACCAGCGCCAGGGCTACGAGCTGATGCTGGCGCTGGCCCGGGGCACGGACGACCAGAAACGGATGGCGCAGGACGCGCTGAACCGCTGGTGGTGGCCGTCGCTGATGATGTTCGGCCCGTCGGACGAGCAGTCCGCCCACTCCGCCCAGAACATGGCCTGGAAGATCAAGCGCTTCTCCAATGACGAGCTGCGCCGGCGCTTCGTCGACGCCACCGTGCCGCAGGCCGAGTTCCTGGGGCTGACCATCCCCGACCCCGACCTGCGCTTCAACGCCGGGACCGGCCATTACGAATTCGGCGCCATCGACTGGACCGAGTTCACCGAGATCCTGAAAGGCAACGGCCCCTGCAACCGCGAGCGCATCGAGGCCCGCCGCAAGGCGTGGGACGACGGCGCCTGGGTCCGCGAGGCCGCCGTCGCCCATGCCGCCAAACGCAAGCAGCGCGCCCTGAAGAAGGCCGGCTGA
- a CDS encoding Crp/Fnr family transcriptional regulator: MTRALASRVLDPTPLWLKLSSYLILSEEEKAYLADLESTTSREAPRTDLLQQGERYRDVRIMRDGWAIRHKALPDGRRQVVNFVLPGDIIGMSCTLFESADHSVTTLTPVEVASFPPERIGELFRSFPRLAAALAWSGAREEAIVAERLLSLGRRTALERTAHLIVELLRRLSIVNMVTDGHFVLPVTQEILADALGLSIVHINRTLRRLRDSGLIELNGQRITVNDVRQLASVGQFDELYLHLIRAPRRLERAFSGTHHHRNGAGLGRGEDRAKA, encoded by the coding sequence ATGACTCGCGCCCTGGCGAGCCGCGTGCTTGACCCAACTCCACTGTGGCTCAAATTAAGCAGCTATCTCATCCTTTCGGAGGAGGAAAAGGCCTACCTTGCGGATTTGGAGAGCACAACCTCCCGCGAAGCCCCCCGCACCGATCTTCTCCAGCAAGGGGAACGGTATCGCGACGTGCGGATCATGCGGGACGGCTGGGCGATCCGACACAAGGCCTTGCCCGACGGTCGCCGTCAGGTCGTGAACTTCGTCCTGCCCGGCGACATCATCGGCATGTCCTGCACCCTGTTCGAATCGGCCGACCACAGCGTCACCACCCTGACCCCGGTGGAGGTGGCGAGCTTCCCGCCGGAACGGATCGGCGAATTGTTCCGGTCCTTTCCGCGCCTTGCCGCGGCGCTGGCCTGGTCGGGCGCACGCGAGGAGGCCATCGTCGCCGAGCGCCTGCTCAGCCTCGGACGCCGCACCGCGCTGGAACGCACCGCCCATCTGATCGTCGAGCTTCTGCGCCGCCTCAGCATCGTCAACATGGTGACCGACGGGCATTTCGTCCTGCCGGTGACGCAGGAAATCCTGGCCGACGCGCTGGGGCTGAGCATCGTCCACATCAACCGCACCCTGCGGCGGCTGCGTGACAGCGGCCTGATCGAACTGAACGGCCAGCGCATCACCGTCAACGATGTCCGCCAACTCGCCTCCGTCGGCCAGTTCGACGAGTTGTATCTCCACCTGATCCGCGCGCCCCGCCGCCTGGAACGCGCCTTCTCCGGCACGCACCACCACCGGAACGGCGCAGGGCTGGGCCGCGGCGAAGACCGGGCCAAGGCGTAG
- a CDS encoding hybrid sensor histidine kinase/response regulator — MTGPTPRNAQRMPTSGRLARRFALVSLMLGVLVAILIGASLYRVSNRHLVRQHHANVEANAKLAARQTEGLLNTLVTTVRELADNSMLATALVDSAGKETYLVPFLGSFNHIASVPVALVFTDFEGAPIADNGRHATPLAIAPSDMAWLRAAIATGKPAASVVRQGDAQFLLAAEMLIYSRTASPEGALLYKVPLDALVLHPEAELLHGREPPPPPEPGMMAVTVPLTVPERLAALGLTLRLEAPEMPTTALLPWMLPAYGLVALAALLAIYIGSRAVGTHMTRSLRELERLAGAIATDGFTGQRARVRGNDEVSALARGFNAMLDHIAGIQRDREMRAAEEITIQRTLAERAEQARAEAESARNEAERSRQEAVMALMVAERANASKTHFLAAASHDLRQPVQSLVLLTSALAIRLGDHPAASLVGSIEASMDALCRLLDAILDISKLDAGTVSPTVQAVSLGTIFARLEEEYRLRAAEKGVAFRSVPTGATLTADPALLERIIRNLVENALRYTDHGRILLGCRHGRGLLRIQVHDTGIGIPPEHLERIFHEFYQVSNPTRDRGKGLGLGLAIVDRLARLLGYRVQVASWPNKGSCFTLEIPTPVSPAVATPSAVEPVALAPEPGRGIALVIDDDPLVREGLTLLIEDFGWRATAADSAGHALRLLRDQGQAPDLVIADYRLEAGATGLEALRAVETALADRGLPAPACVVLTGDTAPERIADAEASGYRILHKPIAAKEVAQLLSDALLERTGQAPTGGARRSPTRLRG, encoded by the coding sequence ATGACCGGTCCCACCCCCCGCAACGCCCAGCGGATGCCGACCTCCGGCCGGCTGGCCCGTCGCTTCGCGCTGGTGTCGCTGATGCTGGGCGTGCTGGTCGCCATCCTGATCGGCGCCAGCCTCTATCGGGTGTCGAACCGCCATCTGGTCCGCCAGCACCATGCCAATGTCGAGGCCAACGCCAAACTCGCCGCCCGCCAGACCGAAGGGCTGCTGAACACGCTGGTGACGACGGTGCGCGAGCTGGCGGACAACAGCATGCTGGCGACCGCGCTGGTCGATTCGGCGGGCAAGGAGACCTATCTGGTCCCCTTCCTGGGCAGCTTCAACCACATCGCCAGCGTGCCGGTGGCGTTGGTCTTCACCGACTTCGAAGGGGCGCCGATCGCCGACAACGGGCGCCATGCCACCCCGCTGGCCATCGCGCCGTCCGACATGGCCTGGCTGCGCGCCGCCATCGCCACCGGCAAGCCCGCCGCGAGCGTGGTGCGGCAGGGCGACGCGCAGTTCCTGCTGGCGGCGGAGATGCTGATCTATTCCCGCACCGCCTCGCCGGAGGGGGCGCTGCTCTACAAGGTGCCGCTGGACGCCCTGGTCCTGCATCCGGAGGCGGAGCTTCTCCATGGCCGGGAGCCGCCGCCGCCGCCGGAGCCGGGAATGATGGCGGTGACGGTACCGCTGACCGTGCCGGAACGGCTGGCGGCCCTCGGGCTGACGCTGCGGCTGGAAGCGCCGGAGATGCCGACCACGGCGCTGCTGCCCTGGATGCTGCCCGCCTATGGGCTGGTGGCGCTGGCCGCCCTGCTGGCAATCTATATCGGCAGCCGCGCCGTCGGCACCCACATGACCCGCTCGCTGCGCGAGCTGGAGCGGCTGGCCGGCGCCATCGCCACCGACGGCTTCACCGGGCAGCGCGCCCGGGTGCGCGGCAATGACGAGGTCTCGGCCCTGGCGCGCGGCTTCAACGCCATGCTGGACCATATCGCCGGCATTCAGCGGGACCGGGAGATGCGCGCGGCGGAGGAGATCACCATCCAGCGCACGCTCGCCGAACGGGCCGAGCAGGCCCGCGCCGAAGCCGAGAGCGCCCGCAACGAGGCGGAGCGGTCGCGCCAGGAGGCGGTGATGGCGCTGATGGTGGCAGAGCGCGCCAACGCCTCCAAGACCCATTTCCTGGCGGCGGCCAGCCACGACCTGCGCCAGCCGGTGCAATCGCTGGTCCTGCTGACCTCGGCGCTGGCGATCCGGCTGGGCGACCATCCCGCCGCGTCACTGGTCGGCAGCATCGAGGCATCGATGGACGCGCTGTGCCGGCTGCTCGACGCCATCCTCGACATCTCCAAGCTGGATGCCGGGACGGTGTCCCCCACCGTGCAGGCGGTGTCGCTGGGCACCATCTTCGCACGGCTGGAGGAGGAATACCGCCTGCGCGCGGCGGAGAAGGGCGTCGCCTTCCGCAGCGTGCCCACCGGCGCGACGCTCACCGCCGACCCGGCCCTGCTGGAGCGGATCATCCGCAATCTGGTGGAGAACGCGCTCCGCTACACCGACCATGGCCGCATCCTGCTCGGCTGCCGCCATGGCCGCGGGTTGCTGCGCATCCAGGTCCACGACACCGGCATCGGCATCCCGCCCGAACATCTGGAACGCATCTTCCACGAGTTCTATCAGGTCTCCAACCCGACCCGCGACCGCGGCAAGGGGCTCGGACTGGGGCTGGCCATCGTCGACAGGCTGGCGCGGCTGCTGGGCTACCGCGTCCAGGTCGCCTCCTGGCCGAACAAGGGATCCTGCTTCACGCTGGAGATCCCGACCCCGGTCTCGCCGGCCGTCGCCACGCCATCGGCGGTGGAACCGGTGGCGCTGGCGCCGGAGCCCGGACGCGGCATCGCCCTGGTGATCGATGACGATCCGCTGGTCCGCGAGGGGCTGACCCTGCTGATCGAGGATTTCGGCTGGCGGGCGACCGCCGCCGACAGCGCCGGCCATGCGCTCCGCCTGCTGCGCGACCAGGGGCAGGCGCCCGATCTGGTGATCGCCGACTATCGGCTGGAGGCCGGCGCCACCGGGCTGGAGGCGCTGCGGGCGGTCGAGACCGCGCTGGCGGACCGTGGCCTCCCGGCTCCGGCCTGCGTGGTGCTGACCGGTGACACCGCACCGGAACGCATCGCCGATGCCGAGGCCAGCGGCTATCGCATCCTGCACAAGCCCATCGCCGCCAAGGAAGTCGCGCAACTGTTGAGCGACGCCCTTCTGGAGCGGACCGGCCAAGCTCCAACCGGCGGCGCCCGGCGCAGCCCGACCCGCCTGCGCGGCTGA
- a CDS encoding ABC transporter substrate-binding protein, producing the protein MAAGPAAPVMLALDGEFGLANSTSAESIERGILTAIDDINRQGGVLGGRPLTLITREHRSISARGIKNIRELATIPDLVAVFGGRFSPVVMEELPLLRQSRMPFLAPWSSADAIVDNRMEPNYVFRLSLRDGLAMPFLLKRAADRGQTRVGLLLTNTAWGRSNLEAANRFLAGRKEPVLVGTAWYNWRDRSLIDKYQLLADAGAQAILLVANDDEAAVLVREVAALPPARRLPILSHWGVTGGDFAGQAGPALQEVDFSVIQTVSPFRIPPDRLDPVLRTAGPLFGIHRPEDIVSPVGFLHAYDLTRILALAIDRAGTTDRAAVRDALEQVGPYRGVTRDFDRPFTPDRHEALGPDDLLMARFRADGVLVPVE; encoded by the coding sequence ATGGCCGCCGGACCGGCGGCGCCGGTGATGCTGGCGCTGGACGGCGAATTCGGGCTGGCCAACAGCACCTCCGCCGAATCGATCGAGCGGGGCATCCTGACCGCCATCGACGACATCAACCGCCAGGGCGGCGTCCTGGGCGGGCGGCCGCTGACGCTGATCACCCGCGAACACCGGTCGATCTCCGCCCGCGGCATCAAGAACATCCGTGAACTGGCGACCATCCCCGATCTGGTCGCCGTGTTCGGTGGCCGGTTCAGCCCGGTGGTGATGGAGGAGCTGCCCCTCCTGCGGCAGAGCCGCATGCCGTTCCTGGCGCCCTGGTCGTCGGCCGACGCCATCGTCGACAACCGCATGGAGCCCAACTATGTCTTCCGCCTGTCGCTGCGCGACGGGCTGGCGATGCCCTTCCTGCTGAAACGGGCCGCCGACCGCGGCCAGACCCGTGTCGGGCTGTTGCTGACCAACACCGCCTGGGGGCGCTCCAACCTGGAGGCCGCCAACCGTTTTCTCGCCGGCCGCAAGGAGCCGGTGCTGGTCGGCACCGCCTGGTACAACTGGCGCGACCGTTCGCTGATCGACAAGTACCAGCTGCTGGCCGATGCCGGCGCCCAGGCGATCCTGCTGGTCGCCAACGACGACGAGGCCGCCGTGCTGGTGCGCGAGGTGGCCGCCCTGCCGCCGGCGCGCCGGCTGCCGATCCTCAGCCATTGGGGCGTCACCGGCGGCGATTTCGCCGGACAGGCCGGGCCGGCCCTGCAAGAGGTCGATTTCAGCGTGATCCAGACGGTCAGCCCCTTCCGCATCCCGCCCGACCGGCTGGACCCGGTGCTGAGGACCGCCGGCCCCCTGTTCGGCATCCACCGGCCGGAGGACATCGTGTCGCCGGTGGGTTTCCTGCATGCCTATGATCTGACCCGCATCCTGGCGCTCGCGATCGACCGCGCCGGCACCACCGACCGCGCCGCCGTGCGCGATGCGCTGGAGCAGGTCGGCCCCTATCGCGGGGTGACCCGCGACTTCGACCGCCCCTTCACCCCCGACCGGCACGAGGCGCTCGGTCCCGACGACCTGCTGATGGCCCGTTTCCGCGCCGACGGCGTGCTGGTCCCGGTGGAGTGA
- a CDS encoding HNH endonuclease — protein sequence MPVTPDDARLMDVQQGGRCFFCDKPVGETATFDHLIPQAYGGIDDPANIVLAHRRCNQRKGDRLPTAEELDRFLSLRRSSRLGVWPPLRALRDGEEGADEEQRWFSVAQAIARQR from the coding sequence ATGCCCGTGACGCCGGACGATGCCAGGCTGATGGATGTCCAGCAGGGCGGGCGCTGTTTCTTCTGCGACAAGCCGGTCGGCGAGACGGCGACCTTCGATCATCTGATCCCCCAGGCCTATGGCGGGATCGACGATCCGGCCAACATCGTGCTGGCGCACCGCCGCTGCAACCAGCGCAAGGGCGACCGGCTGCCGACCGCCGAGGAGCTCGACCGCTTCCTCTCGCTCCGCCGCTCCAGCCGGCTCGGCGTCTGGCCGCCCTTGCGCGCGCTGCGCGACGGGGAGGAGGGAGCGGACGAAGAGCAGCGGTGGTTCTCCGTGGCGCAGGCCATCGCCCGGCAACGGTGA
- the rimO gene encoding 30S ribosomal protein S12 methylthiotransferase RimO translates to MISSPVPKSASPAAAQTMGAPKVGIVSLGCPKALVDSERILTRLRAEGYEISPSYDGADVVLVNTCGFLDSAKKESLDAIGEAIKENGRVIVTGCMGVESDLIRQIHPDVLAVTGPHQYEQVVSAVHDAVPPTHNPFTDLVPPEGLRLTPRHYAYLKISEGCNNRCSFCIIPSLRGDLVSRPIHSVLREAEKLAVAGVKELLVISQDTSAYGVDVKYKTEKWYDREVRTRFFDLCNELANFDLWVRLHYVYPYPHVDEVIPLMAEGKILPYLDIPFQHASPTVLKAMRRPAAQEKQLDRIRKWRDECPHLVLRSTFITGFPGETEEDFQFMLDWLKEAQLDRVGCFKYEPVEGATANDLPGAVPEEVKQERWERFMETQKAISAERLQQKVGYTLGVLIDEVDEEGAIGRSYADAPEIDGNVFLNGETGLKPGDMVDVTIEHADEYDLWGSVERDL, encoded by the coding sequence ATGATCAGCTCTCCCGTTCCGAAGTCCGCATCGCCGGCCGCCGCCCAGACCATGGGCGCCCCGAAGGTCGGCATCGTCAGCCTCGGCTGCCCCAAGGCGCTCGTCGATTCCGAGCGCATCCTGACGCGCCTGCGCGCCGAGGGGTACGAGATCTCCCCCAGCTATGACGGCGCCGACGTCGTGCTGGTCAACACCTGCGGCTTCCTCGACAGCGCCAAGAAGGAATCCCTGGACGCCATCGGCGAGGCGATCAAGGAGAACGGGCGGGTCATCGTCACCGGCTGCATGGGCGTGGAATCGGACCTGATCCGGCAGATCCACCCCGACGTGCTGGCCGTCACCGGCCCGCACCAGTATGAACAGGTGGTCAGCGCGGTGCATGACGCCGTACCGCCGACGCACAACCCCTTCACCGATCTGGTGCCGCCGGAAGGGCTGCGGCTGACCCCGCGCCACTATGCCTATCTGAAGATTTCCGAGGGCTGCAACAACCGGTGCAGCTTCTGCATCATCCCGTCCCTGCGCGGCGATCTGGTCAGCCGGCCGATCCATTCGGTGCTGCGCGAGGCGGAGAAGCTGGCGGTCGCCGGGGTCAAGGAACTGCTGGTCATCTCCCAGGACACCAGCGCCTATGGCGTCGACGTCAAGTACAAGACGGAGAAATGGTACGACCGCGAGGTCCGCACCCGCTTCTTCGACCTGTGCAACGAGCTGGCGAACTTCGACCTGTGGGTCCGCCTGCATTACGTCTACCCCTACCCGCATGTCGACGAGGTCATCCCGCTGATGGCGGAGGGGAAGATCCTCCCCTATCTCGACATCCCGTTCCAGCATGCCTCGCCCACCGTGCTGAAGGCGATGCGCCGCCCGGCCGCCCAGGAAAAGCAGCTGGACCGCATCCGCAAATGGCGCGACGAGTGCCCGCATCTGGTGCTGCGCTCCACCTTCATCACCGGCTTCCCCGGCGAGACGGAGGAGGATTTCCAGTTCATGCTGGACTGGCTGAAGGAGGCCCAGCTCGACCGCGTCGGCTGCTTCAAATATGAGCCGGTCGAAGGGGCGACCGCCAATGACCTGCCCGGCGCCGTGCCGGAAGAGGTCAAGCAGGAGCGCTGGGAGCGCTTCATGGAGACGCAGAAGGCGATCAGCGCCGAGCGGCTCCAGCAGAAGGTCGGCTATACGCTGGGCGTTCTGATCGACGAGGTGGACGAGGAGGGCGCCATCGGCCGCTCCTACGCCGACGCGCCGGAGATCGACGGCAACGTCTTCCTGAACGGCGAGACCGGCCTGAAGCCCGGCGACATGGTCGACGTCACCATCGAGCATGCCGACGAGTACGACCTGTGGGGCAGCGTCGAACGCGACCTCTAA
- a CDS encoding MarR family winged helix-turn-helix transcriptional regulator encodes MDFTKVRGAGAGRVMVRNNGPLDHGSLDGASLDRLSIGAAAGLADADRMGGASPQAIADVMLQIAHIADSLGYTHGLKPSQWTALRYFAGANNSQRTVSAFADFHATTRGAASQMVEVLVGKGLLVRVPVPEDRRVTHLHPTPKALELLRHDPLQDFAAVIGGLPDDAQYRLAETLTSLLRGLLEKRQST; translated from the coding sequence ATGGACTTTACAAAAGTGCGCGGCGCTGGTGCGGGCCGGGTGATGGTGCGGAACAACGGGCCGCTGGACCACGGATCTCTCGACGGGGCATCGCTGGATCGGCTGTCCATTGGAGCCGCCGCGGGCTTGGCCGATGCCGACCGCATGGGGGGCGCGTCACCCCAGGCCATCGCCGACGTCATGTTGCAGATCGCCCATATCGCCGACAGCCTTGGCTATACCCACGGCCTGAAGCCGTCGCAGTGGACAGCGCTGCGTTATTTCGCCGGCGCCAACAACAGCCAGCGCACGGTGTCGGCGTTCGCCGATTTCCATGCCACCACCCGTGGGGCCGCCTCGCAGATGGTGGAGGTTCTGGTGGGCAAGGGGCTTCTGGTCCGCGTGCCGGTTCCCGAGGACCGCCGTGTCACCCACCTGCATCCGACGCCGAAGGCGCTGGAACTGCTGCGCCATGATCCGTTGCAGGACTTCGCCGCCGTCATCGGCGGCCTGCCGGACGACGCCCAGTACAGGCTGGCCGAGACGTTGACCAGCCTGTTGCGCGGCCTGCTGGAAAAGCGGCAATCGACCTGA